The genomic stretch TAATGGAGCTTAATCCCATATAGCCGAAATAATCAGAAGGAAGAGTACCGTTTACACCGTATGATGCTCTTATACGCAAGTCTGTCAACCAATCTTTTACAGGTTGCATAAATTCTTCTTCAATAGTACGCCATGCTCCGGATACAGACCAAAATGTTCCCCAACGATTGTCACGGTGCAAACGTGAACTGCCATCAACACGAAAACTAGCTCCTAGATAATATTTATTTTTGTAATCGTAATTCAAACGGCTTAAATAGGATACCAGTCTGTACCTTGAATCACTTCCCCCTACAGATACTGTTTTCATTCCATTACTAATGGCATGTTTGTCGGGAGTTGTAAAATTGTAAGCTTCCCCTGATAAATAGTCATTGTAGGTATCATCAATTTCATATCCGGCAAGAAAGTCCAAATGATGAATGTTGTTGAAAGTAGTTAAATAGCTTAAGGTGTTACTCCATACCATTTTTTTATATTCTCTTATGCGTTTTACTACTTCTCCATTTTCATCTTCACCGTTGGAAGTACGTGGGTCATACCATTTCTCACCTTTTACAGTAGTGTAATCATAACTGAATGTTGTTTTGAATTTCAGATTTTTTATGATTTCGTATTCGGCATAAAGCGTATTGAATGCGCGTAGCATTTTTTCATGTTTATAATCGTATTCAGCTGATAATTTGGGGTTGCGGTCATTGGCTTTACGAATAAATTTACGATTCCAACTGCCATCTTCATTGTAGACCGGATCTGAAGGAGTAGCCCAATTACGTGAGGAATAGAAAGGAGATGTATAAGTGAATCCTTCGTCATAAACACTCTGATTTACATTTGAGAAAAGTATCTTGGCGCCTACAGTCAATTTGTCTGTTGCACTGAAATCTGCGTTCAAACGCCCTGTTACACGTTCCAAACCGGAACCTTGTACAATACCGTTCTGCTTCATATATGATAAAGAAGAGTAATATTTAAATTTATCGCTGCCACCGGCTAGTGATGCTTCATAGGTAGAATGATGTCCCTTTTGGAAAAGCTCTTTATTCCAGTCTGTGAAACCACACCATGGAATTGGAGCATATTTATCGATTTGCCCATCTGCATAAGTTTTACTTTGTGACATTAGCTCTTCCTCTGATATATTAGGATTTTTATCAGCTAGTTTACGTTGTTGATATAATATCAATCCATTGTAAATATATTCACGTCGTTCTTCTCCCCCCATAACTGGGCGATAATCCATTGCGAAATCATTGCTACCCCAGTCTGCTTTTAATGAAATTTGTGCTTTTCCGCTTTTTCCTTTCTTGGTGGAGATTAAAATAACTCCATTTGCAGCACGTGAACCATAAAGGGAGGCTGCTGCAGCATCTTTTATTACTGTAATATTTTCAATATCCGAGTTGTTTAATGTAGACATTATGTCAAATCCGGAGTCGGAGCTGGTAGCAGCAACAGAACCGGATTGGACGGGAACACCATCGATTACGTATAGTGGAGAATTGCTTGCATTGAAAGAACCCATACCACGAATACGGATAGAAGTGGAGGCACCAGGCTGACCTGAACTGGAAGTGACTTGTACTCCGGGAGCATTACCTTCTAGCAAACTGGAGAATGAAACTACGGGTAAATCTTTTAATTCTCCTGTCTTCACAGTAGAAGCAGAACCTGCGTATGCCGATTTCTTGAAAGTACCATAACCGGTAACAACCACTTCTTCCATAATATTATTATCAGGAGCCATGACTACTTTCAGTATCTTTCCGGCAGTGGCTTTAATTTCCTGCTTGGCATAACCTATATAGGAGATAATCAAAGTGGCAGGTATACGGTCTACATCTAATGAGAAGTACCCGTCCAAATCTGTAGTAGTTCCATTCGTAGTACCTTTGACTAAGATATTCGCTCCAATAATAGGTTCTCCCGTCTCATCCAGTACTGTACCGGTTAATGTTGTTTTCTGTTGAGGAACAGCAGACTCTTTTTCTTCAATTTGCTTGATAGCAATAACGCCGTTGTGAACTGAATAGGTCAAACCGCTATTCATAAGACATTTATCAAGCACATTGGCTATTTTTTCGTTATTTACATTTAGGTTTTGGACTTTTATTTGTTTTACATCATTGGTGCTGTACACAAAAGTAAAGTCGGTTTGTCTTTGGATTTCCCAAAGAATTTCACTCAACGTGGCATTCTTGAATGAGGCTGTGACAGTGGCTTGTGCAAACACTTTGTTGGCTGCCTGCATAAAACCTGTGGTAATGATACAGAAAAATAGGAACGTAATCCACAAACGTTTACTACTTTTACCGTGATTGGTGTAGTTGTGTTTTTTGTCCATAATACATCATTTTTATTAGTTATAGAATGTGATTGTTTTGTTATTGACTTTTACGTGTACTTTTTGAGTCTCTTCCAACAAACGTACAAATGGAGTGATTTCCGAATACCGATCTACATTGCATCCGAAGCGTAGGTCTTTTATTTTCTCATTGGCAAAAATTACTTCCATGTCATACCAGCGTGATAGTATTTTCATGATATCTTCCAATCGCTGGTCTTTGAAATGAATTTTTCCTTTTATCCATGAGGTATAAAATCCGGCATCTACCATGCGTATCTGTATGCTGCTGTTTCCAAGGCTGATGGTAGCTTGCTGGGAGGGCTTTAAAATACAGCTTTCTCCTGTTTCTGTATTTACTTTGACAGAACCGTTTACCAAAGTTGTCTGATACTCTTCCTGTGGATAAGCAGAGATGTTGAATGTGGTTCCCAACACTTCTACTTGCATGCCTTGAGTGCATACTATAAATGGTTGCCCTGTTTTGCAGACTTCAAAATAGGCCTCGCCTTCCAGTTCCACTTTGCGTGGACCGTTATCAAATGTCACAGGAAAGCGGAGACTGGTCATTGCGTTCAGATGCACTTTTGTTCCATCACTTAACAATAGAGCATATTCTCCACCTCGTGGAGTTTCCACTTTATTATATACAGGCTTGTTTTTTTTAGCTGTTTTTGATGTTACTTGGTAATTCAGCATTGTAGAGTCCATGTGGACTCGGGCTCCGTCTATTTTCTCAAGCAGACTCTCTGTTTCTTTATTTATATGGATTGTCTGGCCGTCCTCCAATGTCAGAATAGCTTGGGATTCCCCAGGTAGAATGGATTGTGCGATGAACTGTTTGTCCGAAAGAGAAACGGGCGAGGTGAATTTCATGGAAATACTTACAAAAAGGACAGGTAACAGAATGATTGCGGCATAACTTACTATTTTGATATATCTGCTTCTGTTATTATTTCTTTTGATTCGTTTTTCCACTTCTTTCCATCCGGATGAAGGATTGAATGCCGTTTTTTGCCGGAAATGCTGCTTTTGGTTTTCTTCATCACAAATTTTCTTGAATAAAATCTCGTGCGCTGTAGATTCTTCTCTCCAAGTAGTTAGTTTTATTGTTTCTTCCGGGGTTATTTCTTCCGACAGATACCTTGCTATGAGGTTGGCTATATAGAAATCTTGTTTTATCATATTTTGACCTGTTTTTTATCTCTTTTATAATAAAACAAGTCTGTTTGAAATTTGGGTGAATAATAAAACGACTTTTTTGAAAAAAAACAAATTAATGTCTTTTTATATAAAGAACAAGAGGAAGTAATAGTAGTCTTTCAAGTTCTCTCTGAGTTTCTTGTAGGCTATTTTCTTTAATGTATGGACTGTTTCTGTAGATATGTTTAGTCTGTCTGCTATTTCTGCATTTTTTTTCCCTTCCAGAGCTAGTTGCATAATGGCTTTCATTTGGTCGGGTAATTTATCTATGGCTTCAGAAACGATACGATAAGTTTCCTCTTCAACGATTGCATCGTGAAAAAAGGAATCCTTTTTCTTTTCGATGACATTTTGAGCGTATTCATATACTACTTTTGAATGCTCCAGTTCGTTGAGTGCTTTATTGCGTACAGCTGTATATAAAAATGCTTTTACTTGGTGCAGATAAAAAAAATCTTCTCTTATTTGCCATAGTTTGGCAAATGAATCTTGTACAATATCTGCTGAAGTTTCTTGATTTTCTGTATATTGATTGGCAAATAAGCATAGAGTTACATAATATTTATTGAAAATATCATGAAACCCTTGCTCATTGAGCTTAATACTTATAGTTGTATGAGAAGTTCCAGCTGCCACCTTTGCTTTTAATTTTCTCTAATTTTAGTGCGAATATAGAGAAAATTAATTAAAAACAGCCTCTTATTCTATTAAAATATTATTTTAGATTTTTATCGGTTTGACTTAACCGATTGAAGAATAAACTTTTAGCGAATTATTTGAGAAATAGAGGTAACGATTTGGCAACTGTGCGAATTTCAGCGTTTTGCGTTGCTATGCTGTCAAATAACCCTTCTAAATGCAAAGTTAGAACAAATATTCAAAACTACAATGTTCCAATCAAAAAACTATATGCATTCAATGTCAATTTGATAAGTATCATCAATCAGAATATGGTTATAGTGTCGTAACACACATTGTTCCAAGTTATACTCGTTTGTTTTTATTATCTCGTCTAAGATTACATCAGAAGACAATCGTTTCTCTATTACTTTTTCAAATCGAAGAATATCATCCAAACGAGTTTTTATATATTTTTTACTGAATATTAAACAGATATACTTGATTTGTCGCAAATCTTCAAGGGAGAAATCTTTTTCCCAACCAAACGGAATATAGCAGCCCTCCACAATCTGGTTCTGAGAATTTTCAATACAGGTCTTTATCATTTCCCGAACAATCGGCCACAGATATTCCGTCAGTTCTGCATCGCTGCTATCAGCGGAAAGACCACACTGCCCGCTCCTAATAAGTCCCATTTTCAGATGGTCTATTGACAGATAGGGATATTTGTATTTCTCCAACAGTCTTTGTGCAAGCAAGGTTTTTCCCGTATGCGTGTCACCAGCAATCAAAATAATCATAACTAATATAGCAAAAATAACCCACTATCCAATAGGGTTACAACTCTTCAATAAAATGGTTAGGATGTTCCTCCCAATATTTTTGGTATATCCAATCCTGCCCTTTTGTAAAGTTCAGTTGATACATTCTGAATGCGACCAAAAAATTCTTAGGTTGCCACAATTCCTCATACGTGTAGCAGTATTTCATACCGCAAGCCTGCATTACATTACCGCTTCTTGGATTGTTCCTGTCATGTGTGGCAGTAATGTACGGTAATCCATCTTTCTTTACTTGTTCGACAACAGCCTTGCCAGCCTCCGAAGCGATACCTCTGTGCCAAAATTCTTTACGGAGCCCATAACCAAAATCATGGTGCTCTTCCATATCAACTTTAACATATCCTATTGGAAAATTGTCGTCTTTCAGACAAATGGCATAAGCGTATGCTTGAGGTTGTTCATATTTGGCTGCATACCTTTCCGCATAGAATTTTTTGGTTTCTTCGATATCTTTTAGAGAATACCAAGGAAGGAACTTATTGACTTCTTTGTCTTTCAAAATAAGGAAAAGAGCCTCTATATCGTTTTCCAGAAATTTCCTTAGAATCAATCTGTCAGTTTTTATTGTGGGGGTATTCATATTATAAGCTGCATTCAAATAAAAACATTTCACATCGATCGTTAATGGCTATTTCCTTGTCAAAAGAAGAATAAGTTTTGACTTGAGTAAACCCGACTTCTTTCAAATATTCTTCCATTTCACCATACTTATAAAGGTGCGTCTGGAAATCCATAAATTCGCTTTGAATCAATTTCGTATCACTATACATTTCATAAATTCCGGGAGAGAGCTGGGTCTGACTTTGTTCATCGTAATGGTTCTTCGACTTTAACACCAGTTCAAAATTCTCCTTTGTCTTTACAGAAACCGCAATCGCATAATCATTGTCATCTGTACATCTATTGGCGATTGTATCAACAGCAAATACAAACTTACCCATTGGAGACAACCATTCTTTTATTCTGCACAAGATTTGTTTACACAAATCAGTATCGGTAAATAATGACACAGAGCCCGAGCTGATAAATATATAATCAAACTTCTCTCTTGGAGAATATTTTATAATATCAGCTTGAACGACTTTTGCCTCAGGCAATTTCTGTTTTAACTTTTGTAACATTTCATTGGATAAGTCTATGCCACTTATATCAAGCCCTCTTTCCACGAATGGAACAAGAAAACGTCCACTGCCGCATAAAGGTTCTAAAATCTTTTTTCCTTTTTCAGCATAAGAAAGATAAAAATTCAATTCGTCTTGCGGTGCTTCTGCATGCAAGATTTCGTACATCTCTGTACAAAGGTTTCCGTAATAGTTCTTCTCTTCAATCATCTTATGTAAAGATGTTATTTTCAATTATTTAATTCTGTAAGATTAATCACTTTGTTTTCATATAGTGTTTATATCTCTTTTGCTTTTCATTCTTCATATTCGATGTAAAATTAGCAAAAATACCGCACATTAGCCGTTTATGAACAGCACTTTTTATTGTACTTTAATGTAATGAAGGAATTACAGTTTTATCCCCTTTCCTTTCCTTTGCGGCTGCATGGGGCGATGTATATTCTGCCTTAGCTTGTCGAATTGCTTTTTAAATCATTCGGTTATGGGCTTTCGGTCGATGGCAAGAACCAGTTTCGTCCCGTCCGTGGGGGCTTTCAGCACTTGAAACCCTGCCTTTTCGGTCGTGAATTTCCGTTTGTGTTCCTCCGAGTAGAGTTCCCCTGCATACTCCAACGGTTTTCCCTTGACGAGCGTTGCGATCTGCCCGTCGCTGAACCCGACAAGGCGGCATAGGTTTTCAATACGGAGCATTTCACGGAAATAGGGAAACCATGCCGCCGCCCTTGCGATTACCGTTTTCAGAAACGATATTTCCTGCTTGTGCCTCGCTTCCTTGTCCGCTATCTCCCTGCGGTGCTTCCGCTCTACTTCCGCCATTTGTCGGTTGTGGTCTGCCTGCATGGTCTGTATTCGGGTTTGCAGGGCTTCGATGGCTTCCCCGTGCGTGGCCACCTCCCTATGCAGGGCGGTGTTCTCCCTCTCCAGCGTCTTGACCTTGTTACTACCGAAAAGATAACCGACACTTTCGGCGATGTTGGCGGCTGCGGTGGTCTCTGCCTCTTTCAGCTTCTCGGTCTGTATCTCTTTTTTCGCCCGTTTGAGTTCCTCCTGCGCCGTTTCTTTCTGACGCTGCAAATCCACGACCTCCGCTTTGAGGCTGTCGGCGAGTTTCTTCGTTTCATTGTAATACTGCTGCGTGGACTTGTGCCGTGCCTTCGAGCCGTCTATGCCTCTTTGCAGCCCGTATTTCGCCATCGCTTCGGCATAGGTATCTTGGTAGGACTTTAATTTCAGTCGTGTCATAATATCGTCTGCGCACAGTCTTACGGTGTCGGTCGGCTTCTTGCGGTATCGCTTCTTTGTCTGTTCCTCCCGTTTGCGGCGTTTGCGCTCTCCCTTGACGATGGGGACGAGCGTGACGTGTATGTGGGGCGTTTCCTCGTCCCTATGCAGGTGCGCCGCCACGATGTTCTCCTTTCCGAACGTGTCGGTGAAGTATTTCATATTGTCGGCGCACCACTCGTCCAAACGCCCCTCCCTTTCGATGCGTTCCATGTCCTCGTGCGTTCCCGACACGGTAATGCGGATTGCCCGTACTTGGTTGTTTCCGATTTTGCGTGTCAGTCCCGTTTCTTCCAATCTTCTCTGTATAGCTGCCGAACGGTCTTTAATCCCGTCGGGGTACGCAACGAGTTTTCGGTTCAGGTGCGTCCGTGTCGGGTCTGCGTTCTTCGGGATGATGAAATACTCGATGTGGGCGGTCGTTCCGCTGTCGCTGCCGTGCGCCTTTTCCATGTGCAATACTACGAAACCCATATATATTCCTTTCTTTTTTAGCTTGTGAAACAATGATTCTTCGTATCTTCGGGGGCGGCAAATAGCCGTCCCCGATGGGGTGTGCAGAGGGGCTTGCCCCTTGCCTTATTGGGGAATTTTCAGCGATACGGAGTATTGCGGCTCGGAAAATTCCCTAATAAGCTACGGTATTTTCTCCGTAAATACCCTGCGGCGTGTCGGCGGTCTTTCGGCGGTAGCTCTCCCTGCCGCCTGCTTACCCGTATAACCCCACCTTATTATTTCCCCCTTTCGGTCGGGAAACAGCCCCTTTCCGTCCGTGCGACGGTATGACCGTATGAATGTATGACGGACTGATACCCCGACCGACAGACCGTTACGCCATCCATCGGCGGCTCGGCTCGGTGTCGGCAACGACAGATACGATAACCGTCGTTTTCTCTTTTCGCTGGTGCGTTATTCTCTCCAACAACACTTTGCGGACTTTCGTCGCCCCGAACGATTCGATACGGAAAGCGAGGACGGCTATCGTTTCGAGGTCGTAAACCTCTATGCTGCTCCTATCTCAAAACTCCGCTCTTGCAGAGTGCCTTTATACTTGCCCGAACCGTCGGGGCGACAATCCCGAACAGTTCGCAGATTTCCCACTCGGTCATGGCGGTTGCGCCTATGTCGGTCGGCAGGGAGATATTGCCGTATTCTGTTCCTTTCTTCTTTCATCGGTATGCTGTTTTAAGGTGACTAAATGGCTCGGCAGATGTTCTTCTCCATCTCCTCCAGCTTGTACGATAAGGTTTCCATGTCTTGGCTTATCTTCTGGACGGTGATTTTGGCGTAAATTGGGGTGGTTTTGATGTTCGTGTGCCCCAATAGGCGGCTCACGGTTTCGATGGGTACGCCGTGCGACAGAAGTACGGTCGTGGCGTTCGTGTGTCGGGCTACATGATAGGTCAGCCGCACCTTGAAGCCGCATTGTCTGCCTATCTCTTTGAGTGTCTTGTTATAACTGCCGTTGCTCGGAACGGGAAACACACAACCGTCCTTTGTCAGTCCCCTATACTTCTCGATGATGCGTTTGGGAACGTCCAAAAGACGGATATTCGATTCGGTGTTGGTTTTCTTCCGTCGGGTGATGATCCATAGGTTGCCGTCGAAGAATGTTTGCAGGCGGTCGGCGGTGAGGTTCTTTACGTCCGAGTACGCCAAACCCGTGAAAACAGAAAAGACGAACAAGTCCCGTACAAGTTCATGGTAGGTGTTCTTCATCAGTGCGTCCATGAGCGTCTGTATCTCCTTTTGGGTAAGGTAGCCTCTATTGACGCTTTCGGGCGAGTTGATGTACCCTGCAAAGGATTGAACGGCAGACGCCCGTCGTTCCTCGCTATGGAAACGATGTGTTTCAGCACGATCATGTAGCCCCACACGGTATTGGTGCGGCATTTCTTCTTCGTGCGCAGGAAATACTCGAAGTCGTTGATGAATGTGAGGTTGAGTTCCTTTAGCGGAATATCCTCACGCTTGTAGGTATGGGGCAGAAATTCCCGAATATGGCTGCAAACCGTCTGATAGCATCGGAATGTCCCCTGCCCCTGCTGTGCCCGACTTTCTTGGCGAACTCGGCGTTGTGCTGCTCGAAGAGTTTCAGTAAGGTTTCCTGCTTGACGCCGATACCGAGATAGGCGTCTTTCAACTTGGCGGCGGTAACATACCCGTCCGTTTGCATCAGTTCTTGGTAGTGGTGGTTTACCTCCACTCGGATTTTATCCACCGCAAGGTTGAT from Phocaeicola dorei encodes the following:
- a CDS encoding TonB-dependent receptor, coding for MDKKHNYTNHGKSSKRLWITFLFFCIITTGFMQAANKVFAQATVTASFKNATLSEILWEIQRQTDFTFVYSTNDVKQIKVQNLNVNNEKIANVLDKCLMNSGLTYSVHNGVIAIKQIEEKESAVPQQKTTLTGTVLDETGEPIIGANILVKGTTNGTTTDLDGYFSLDVDRIPATLIISYIGYAKQEIKATAGKILKVVMAPDNNIMEEVVVTGYGTFKKSAYAGSASTVKTGELKDLPVVSFSSLLEGNAPGVQVTSSSGQPGASTSIRIRGMGSFNASNSPLYVIDGVPVQSGSVAATSSDSGFDIMSTLNNSDIENITVIKDAAAASLYGSRAANGVILISTKKGKSGKAQISLKADWGSNDFAMDYRPVMGGEERREYIYNGLILYQQRKLADKNPNISEEELMSQSKTYADGQIDKYAPIPWCGFTDWNKELFQKGHHSTYEASLAGGSDKFKYYSSLSYMKQNGIVQGSGLERVTGRLNADFSATDKLTVGAKILFSNVNQSVYDEGFTYTSPFYSSRNWATPSDPVYNEDGSWNRKFIRKANDRNPKLSAEYDYKHEKMLRAFNTLYAEYEIIKNLKFKTTFSYDYTTVKGEKWYDPRTSNGEDENGEVVKRIREYKKMVWSNTLSYLTTFNNIHHLDFLAGYEIDDTYNDYLSGEAYNFTTPDKHAISNGMKTVSVGGSDSRYRLVSYLSRLNYDYKNKYYLGASFRVDGSSRLHRDNRWGTFWSVSGAWRTIEEEFMQPVKDWLTDLRIRASYGVNGTLPSDYFGYMGLSSISGGYLEQPGIQMSQIANPNLKWETNYNMNIGLDFGFWDRLNFTIEYYTRTTKNLLMDCPVSMTTGFSSYLMNIGEVKNKGIELTINSTNIKIKDFSWNTTFNLGHNSNKVVKLDGEQTQIVSGTQIHKVGSSYRTFYVQEFAGINPETGNPLFYTNELDENGNYIKEITENSKNAQFIPYKHAEPTVNGGISNSLRYKWLDLNFLFSYQFGGYSYDTWAQKTEHGGYDSYANIPTYYRDSWKKPGDQTNIEVYMPGKSSSVSMHKITSSRRIHSTDYFRLKNITFGITLPKEWTNKINIGNVRFYASASNLWTWAAYDNYDPEAVSAGSATQTTPPLKTVTFGFNINF
- a CDS encoding FecR family protein: MIKQDFYIANLIARYLSEEITPEETIKLTTWREESTAHEILFKKICDEENQKQHFRQKTAFNPSSGWKEVEKRIKRNNNRSRYIKIVSYAAIILLPVLFVSISMKFTSPVSLSDKQFIAQSILPGESQAILTLEDGQTIHINKETESLLEKIDGARVHMDSTMLNYQVTSKTAKKNKPVYNKVETPRGGEYALLLSDGTKVHLNAMTSLRFPVTFDNGPRKVELEGEAYFEVCKTGQPFIVCTQGMQVEVLGTTFNISAYPQEEYQTTLVNGSVKVNTETGESCILKPSQQATISLGNSSIQIRMVDAGFYTSWIKGKIHFKDQRLEDIMKILSRWYDMEVIFANEKIKDLRFGCNVDRYSEITPFVRLLEETQKVHVKVNNKTITFYN
- a CDS encoding RNA polymerase sigma-70 factor, whose translation is MAAGTSHTTISIKLNEQGFHDIFNKYYVTLCLFANQYTENQETSADIVQDSFAKLWQIREDFFYLHQVKAFLYTAVRNKALNELEHSKVVYEYAQNVIEKKKDSFFHDAIVEEETYRIVSEAIDKLPDQMKAIMQLALEGKKNAEIADRLNISTETVHTLKKIAYKKLRENLKDYYYFLLFFI
- a CDS encoding GNAT family N-acetyltransferase codes for the protein MNTPTIKTDRLILRKFLENDIEALFLILKDKEVNKFLPWYSLKDIEETKKFYAERYAAKYEQPQAYAYAICLKDDNFPIGYVKVDMEEHHDFGYGLRKEFWHRGIASEAGKAVVEQVKKDGLPYITATHDRNNPRSGNVMQACGMKYCYTYEELWQPKNFLVAFRMYQLNFTKGQDWIYQKYWEEHPNHFIEEL
- a CDS encoding class I SAM-dependent methyltransferase, coding for MIEEKNYYGNLCTEMYEILHAEAPQDELNFYLSYAEKGKKILEPLCGSGRFLVPFVERGLDISGIDLSNEMLQKLKQKLPEAKVVQADIIKYSPREKFDYIFISSGSVSLFTDTDLCKQILCRIKEWLSPMGKFVFAVDTIANRCTDDNDYAIAVSVKTKENFELVLKSKNHYDEQSQTQLSPGIYEMYSDTKLIQSEFMDFQTHLYKYGEMEEYLKEVGFTQVKTYSSFDKEIAINDRCEMFLFECSL